A stretch of Gossypium hirsutum isolate 1008001.06 chromosome A06, Gossypium_hirsutum_v2.1, whole genome shotgun sequence DNA encodes these proteins:
- the LOC121230697 gene encoding MDIS1-interacting receptor like kinase 2, which translates to MKSLTLLAPLLFCVTLLCSSLNVASDSAAEALAILKWKASLQSQNHSVLLSWNTSNNPNTKTSPCAWFGIHCNHADSVIKINLTGYGVKGTLHLFPFLSLPNLAELDLSTNELYGIIPPKISQLSKLTYLDLSFNQFSGQIPPEISHLVHLQTLHLAGNQLNGSIPREIGQLKFLTDLALCSNKLNGCIPASLELGNLRNLVEVYLDTNRLTGPIPSTFGNLKNLRVLHMFNNSLSGPIPSELGNMESLSEISLYHNNLSGLIPTSFGDLRFLTLAHLYENQLSGPIPEEIGNLNSLVDLELSENQLNGSIPASLGNLSNLEILFLRDNWLSGSIPNEIGNLMKLTMLELDHNNLTGNLPQGICRGGSLEYFTANDNQLTGPTLKVSSNWGLCKSLESLSIARNNLSGAIPLELGLMSKLLYLDLSATQLSKSIPETIGNLSMSFYLNLSINQFSQNIPIQVGKLTRLFHLDLSHNMLSGKIPGELQSLQSLETLNLSHNNLSGEIPASFKHLRGLYTVDISYNELQGPIPNCQAFLKASVQELRGNKALCGNASGLPPCTPFF; encoded by the exons ATGAAGAGTTTAACCTTGCTTGCTCCTTTACTCTTTTGTGTTACTTTACTATGTTCTTCTCTTAATGTTGCTTCTGATTCTGCAGCAGAAGCATTGGCAATCCTCAAATGGAAAGCCAGCCTTCAAAGCCAAAACCATTCTGTTTTGCTTTCCTGGAATACTTCCAACAACCCAAATACCAAAACAAGTCCTTGTGCTTGGTTTGGAATCCATTGCAACCATGCTGACAGTGTTATAAAGATTAACCTCACTGGCTATGGTGTAAAAGGTACGCTCCATTTATTTCCATTCTTGTCTTTGCCTAATCTTGCAGAGTTGGACCTTAGCACCAATGAACTTTATGGCATAATCCCACCTAAAATCAGTCAGCTCTCCAAACTCACCTACCTCGATTTATCCTTTAACCAGTTCTCTGGGCAAATCCCACCTGAAATTAGCCACCTTGTACATCTTCAGACCCTCCACCTTGCTGGAAATCAGTTGAACGGCTCAATTCCTCGAGAAATTGGTCAGCTCAAATTTCTCACTGACCTTGCCTTGTGTAGCAACAAGCTAAATGGTTGCATTCCTGCTTCTCTCG AATTGGGAAACCTTAGGAATTTGGTTGAAGTTTACCTGGACACCAACCGTCTAACTGGTCCAATCCCTTCCACATTTGGAAACTTGAAAAACCTGAGGGTGCTTCACATGTTTAACAACAGTCTTTCAGGTCCCATCCCCTCCGAGTTAGGGAATATGGAATCTCTTTCTGAAATAAGCCTTTATCACAACAATCTATCTGGCTTGATCCCAACCTCATTTGGTGACTTGAGATTTCTTACACTTGCCCACCTCTATGAAAATCAACTCTCTGGTCCAATTCCTGAGGAGATAGGAAACTTGAATTCTCTTGTTGACCTAGAGTTGAGTGAAAACCAACTCAATGGCTCTATTCCTGCTTCACTTGGCAATTTGAGCAACTTGGAAATTCTGTTCCTCCGAGACAACTGGCTTTCAGGTTCCATTCCTAATGAAATTGGAAACTTGATGAAGTTGACCATGTTAGAACTAGACCACAACAATCTGACAGGAAATTTGCCGCAAGGCATTTGCCGTGGTGGATCACTTGAATACTTCACAGCAAATGACAACCAGCTTACCGGACCAACCCTCAAGG TGTCTTCCAATTGGGGGTTGTGCAAAAGTTTAGAGAGCCTATCTATTGCAAGGAACAATCTCAGTGGTGCAATACCCCTGGAACTAGGACTTATGTCCAAGCTTTTGTATCTAGACTTGTCTGCAACCCAATTGAGCAAGTCCATCCCTGAAACTATAGGGAATCTGTCCATGTCATTCTACTTGAATTTGAGCATCAATCAGTTTAGCCAAAATATTCCAATTCAAGTAGGCAAGTTAACTAGGCTGTTTCATCTAGATTTGAGTCACAACATGCTTTCAGGGAAGATTCCAGGGGAACTTCAAAGTTTGCAGAGCTTGGAGACACTAAACCTTTCTCACAATAATCTCTCTGGTGAAATCCCAGCCTCTTTTAAGCATCTCCGGGGCTTGTACACTGTTGACATTTCATACAATGAGCTCCAGGGTCCCATTCCCAACTGTCAAGCATTTCTAAAAGCTTCAGTACAAGAATTGAGAGGGAACAAAGCATTATGTGGCAATGCTAGTGGGTTACCGCCTTGCACACCTTTTTTCTAA
- the LOC107962451 gene encoding MDIS1-interacting receptor like kinase 2-like — translation MFPLLLVSGLSISSIALLFAFKKRKKDTDEERRSNASDEIFFSVTSLSGRILYEEIIRATKDFDAQYCIGKGGYGNVYKAGLSSGEVVAVKKFHPLHTIYKYLERGSLASVLCNDEECKKLDWNERVNIVKGVVHALSYLHHDCSPSIVHRDITSNNILLGLEYEAHLSDFELSYTMQVTEKCDVLSFGVLALELIVRSYPGEFLSSLSIFTAESIPLNNVLDQRLAPPLPEVVNKLIFILKLAVSCLNINSKSRPTMHTVSQLLFNHI, via the exons ATGTTCCCCCTTTTATTGGTTTCTGGTCTCTCGATTTCATCAATTGCTTTGTTGTTTGCCTTCAAGAAGAGGAAGAAAGATACAGATGAAGAAAGACGAAGCAATGCAAGTGATGAAAtatttttctctgtcacttcccTTAGTGGAAGAATATTGTATGAAGAGATCATTAGAGCCACCAAAGATTTTGATGCTCAATATTGCATTGGGAAGGGAGGATATGGAAACGTGTACAAAGCAGGGCTGTCATCTGGTGAAGTTGTAGCTGTGAAGAAATTCCATCCATTGCATACCA TATACAAGTACCTTGAAAGGGGTAGCTTGGCTTCTGTTCTCTGCAATGATGAAGAATGTAAGAAATTGGACTGGAATGAGAGAGTGAACATTGTCAAAGGTGTTGTTCATGCCCTCTCCTATTTGCACCATGACTGTTCACCGTCCATTGTTCATCGAGATATAACAAGCAACAACATTCTGCTTGGTTTGGAGTATGAAGCTCACCTTTCAGACTTTG aGCTTTCCTACACCATGCAAGTTACTGAAAAATGTGATGTGCTTAGTTTTGGTGTGCTGGCATTGGAATTGATAGTCAGATCATATCCGGGTGAATTTCTCTCTAGTCTATCAATTTTCACTGCTGAAAGCATTCCACTAAACAATGTGTTGGATCAAAGGCTTGCACCTCCACTGCCGGAAGTTGTGAACAAACTCATATTCATCCTGAAGTTGGCTGTTTCGTGTTTAAATATCAATTCAAAATCGAGGCCAACCATGCACACTGTTTCTCAGCTGCTGTTCAACCACATCTAG
- the LOC107962450 gene encoding putative pumilio homolog 7, chloroplastic encodes MYKLGEKKEQKMMTRDMKRNSELGTLFSSEISEASPPLLNLQHHSTKGRVSPSPSNSFTNGFPSSPEDTPPFEDQQQLHHHHHPKFHHCGLWLDSKRLPDSHYRNKNVNENKLVDDGFGLCENLYQMHIRDDERDGDTSGQMRKFERDPDGFAFNFGDVSSYHAEKYGSYDGFNKGFQSSPQQVSMCLDGGDVFRSTFLGLQGTGYEKGDSFGSYSIGYNQSNDLSSVPSWHDNQRNYLLEQRMEQGRGLDNRGMLLQGAFTTRPYIGNPFVCSQQCGIDGNGRRAAIDSLSSPGFLHSKIPLEENVMEDHSVIIQGRGLKYDIDNKGFDSFKCCKKKTLKEFGLQNLQEKNSKLDKRHGENVTLMPSPYSLVEFQGCIYYMAKDQKGCRFLQRIFDEGGCLDVQIIFTEVIDNIVELMMDPFGNYLVQKLLDVCNEDQRLQIILTVTKETGQLVRISLNTYGTRVVQKLIETLKSRQQISLIKSALKPGILDLIKDLNGNHVLQRCLQCLNNEDNKIIFDAAAKFCVDIATHRHGCCVLQRCIAHSNGPHRDKLITQISRNGLLLAQDPFGNYVVQYIIELKVNSGNLLYQFKGHYVHLSMQKFSSHVVEKCLKHFAESRSQIIRELTSVVHFEQLLQDPFANYVIQSALVVTKGPLHASLVDAVRPHTILRTSPYCKRIFSRNLLKK; translated from the exons atgtATAAACTGGGTGAGAAGAAGGAGCAGAAGATGATGACAAGGGACATGAAGAGAAACAGTGAGCTGGGAACTTTATTTAGTAGTGAGATCTCTGAGGCTTCTCCTCCATTGCTCAATCTTCAACACCATTCAACAAAGGGTAGAGTTTCTCCTTCTCCTTCAAACTCTTTCACCAATGGGTTCCCTTCTTCACCCGAAGATACTCCACCATTTGAGGACCAACAACAACTCCACCATCACCACCACCCCAAGTTTCATCACTGTGGACTCTGGTTGGATTCTAAACGGTTACCCGATTCCCATTACAGAAACAAGAACGTCAATGAAAATAAGTTGGTCGATGATGGTTTTGGTTTGTGTGAGAATCTGTATCAAATGCATATTAGAGATGATGAAAGGGATGGGGATACTTCTGGTCAAATGAGGAAATTTGAAAGGGACCCAGATGGTTTCGCCTTCAATTTTGGTGATGTCTCGTCTTATCATGCTGAAAAATATGGTTCTTACGATGGTTTTAACAAAGGGTTTCAATCGTCTCCACAACAAGTTTCGATGTGTTTAGATGGTGGTGATGTCTTCAGGTCCACCTTTCTTGGGCTGCAAGGTACTGGATACGAAAAGGGTGATTCATTTGGGTCTTATAGTATTGGTTACAATCAGTCCAATGATTTGTCTTCAGTACCGAGTTGGCATGATAACCAAAGAAACTATCTTTTGGAGCAGAGAATGGAACAGGGTAGGGGATTGGATAATAGGGGGATGCTGCTGCAGGGTGCTTTTACCACTAGGCCATACATTGGTAACCCTTTTGTTTGTTCCCAGCAATGTGGAATTGATGGTAATGGACGAAGAGCTGCCATTGATTCATTGAGTTCTCCTGGGTTCTTGCACAGTAAGATTCCTCTTGAGGAGAATGTAATGGAGGATCATAGTGTTATCATTCAAGGAAGAGGTTTGAAATATGATATCGACAATAAGGGCTTTGATTCGTTCAAATGTTGTAAGAAAAAGACTCTCAAGGAGTTTGGCTTGCAAAATCTGCAAGAGAAAAACTCTAAACTTGATAAAAGACATGGAGAAAATGTGACACTGATGCCAAGTCCATATTCCTTAGTTGAGTTTCAAGGTTGTATATATTACATGGCTAAGGACCAGAAAGGTTGTCGCTTTCTACAAAGGATATTTGATGAAGGAGGCTGCTTGGATGTTCAAATTATATTCACTGAGGTTATTGATAACATTGTTGAACTAATGATGGATCCCTTCGGAAACTACCTTGTCCAAAAGTTGCTAGATGTGTGTAACGAAGACCAAAGGCTGCAGATTATTCTCACTGTGACCAAAGAAACCGGACAGCTAGTGAGGATTTCCTTGAACACATATGG TACACGTGTGGTACAGAAGTTGATTGAGACTCTCAAATCCAGACAACAGATTTCTCTTATCAAATCTGCTCTTAAACCTGGAATTCTTGATCTCATCAAGGATCTTAATGGGAATCATGTGTTGCAGCGCTGCTTGCAATGTCTTAACAATGAAGATAATAAG ATTATTTTTGATGCTGCTGCAAAATTTTGCGTAGATATCGCCACTCATCGCCATGGCTGCTGTGTGTTGCAACGTTGCATTGCTCATTCCAATGGACCACATCGAGATAAGCTAATCACTCAAATTTCCAGAAATGGACTTCTTCTTGCTCAGGATCCTTTCGG GAACTATGTTGTTCAGTACATTATAGAGCTGAAGGTCAACTCTGGAAACTTACTATATCAGTTCAAAGGGCACTATGTTCATCTCTCAATGCAAAAATTTAGCAGCCATGTGGTTGAAAAATGCCTCAAGCATTTTGCAGAGAGTAGGTCCCAGATCATCCGTGAGTTAACCTCTGTTGTTCACTTTGAACAATTATTGCAAGACCCATTTGCCAACTATGTAATTCAATCTGCTTTAGTAGTAACCAAG GGTCCTCTACATGCTTCTCTAGTCGATGCGGTTCGACCACACACGATCCTTCGTACCAGCCCATATTGCAAGAGAATTTTCTCAAGGAACCTCCTCAAGAAGTGA
- the LOC107962449 gene encoding uncharacterized protein: protein MEKSTPVRKPHTSTADLLTWSETPQPDSTSSAARSTRPHQPSDGIRKVVFGGQVTDEEFESLNKRKPCSGYKIKEMTGSGIFAADGENDESEPGSANPTPNNKTAIRMYQQSLAGISHISFAEEERITPKKPTTLPEVAKQRELSGTLQSEEAKLKKQLSDAKSKELGGHDIFAPPPEIVPRPTTVRALALKDNFDMGEPDTHKPAGGSTPSEETVVKTAKKIHNQKFAELSGNDIFKGDVPPGSAEKPLSVAKLREMSGSNIFAEGKVESRVSSGRKPPGGESTIALV from the exons ATGGAGAAGAGCACTCCAGTGAGGAAACCACACACTTCCACTGCAGATCTACTCACTTGGTCCGAGACTCCTCAACCGGATTCCACCTCCTCCGCCGCACGCTCCACCCGCCCTCACCag CCGTCGGATGGGATCAGAAAAGTGGTGTTTGGAGGTCAAGTGACCGATGAAGAATTTGAAAGCTTAAACAAACG GAAACCTTGTTCTGGATATAAAATCAAGGAGATGACCGGTAGTGGTATTTTTGCAGCCGATGGAGAAAATGACGAATCAGAACCTGGTAGTGCAAATCCTACTCCAAACAACAAAACAGCAATACGAATGTACCAG CAATCTCTAGCTGGAATCAGTCACATCTCGTTTGCCGAGGAAGAGAGAATTACACCCAAAAAGCCAACTACTCTTCCTGAGGTGGCGAAGCAGCGTGAATTGAGTGGAACACTACAAAGTGAGGAGGCAAAGTTGAAGAAGCAGCTCTCCGATGCCAAGTCAAAGGAGCTTGGTGGACATGACATCTTTGCACCCCCACCTGAAATTGTGCCGAGGCCAACTACTGTACGCGCTTTGGCTTTGAAGGACAATTTTGACATGGGAGAACCTGATACACATAAA CCTGCTGGAGGTAGCACGCCAAGTGAGGAGACCGTGGTTAAGACAGCAAAGAAAATACATAACCAGAAATTCGCAGAGCTATCCGGAAACGACATATTTAAGGGTGATGTTCCTCCAGGTTCTGCTGAAAAACCACTCAGTGTAGCGAAACTGCGGGAGATGAGCGGTAGCAACATCTTTGCTGAAGGGAAGGTAGAGTCTCGAGTCAGTAGCGGACGCAAACCCCCTGGTGGGGAAAGCACCATTGCTTTGGTTTAA